In a single window of the Paenibacillus sp. MMS20-IR301 genome:
- a CDS encoding alpha-galactosidase — protein sequence MRTDSEYAVQVELTEGALVRINNGLLELELDLATGEAACTGSTASAVKGMRSAYRWNGREVHTGSYEHHQLKEKSEIVRDGFGRGVHLTVLHESAELPQLEQHFYIYEQSPFILLQAVILSDTGLRTNRLAVIQSAGIALEGETGPADVRVLRVPFDNDKWVRYTVLKPPLQTESYEVTALFRQDSRRGIILGSLSHKVWKTGIKVKSGADGGIGELELYGGAAGELTRDFQPHGYVKGTRVESPLVWLGFYEDYREGLEAYGQANTWIEAPLPWSGGVPFGWNSWSAAMTNLDYDLYTSTSDFLGKEVQPLGFHNEDTLYINFDAFWDQLTPAEMEDALNRVRQNGHKPGTYWTPFAFWGSPAQFSKEVEGTGGKYTYSDILLRDSEGEVLPDVDGGLAIDPTHPGNLLRMDWFTDKFINEGFEYIKLDFLAHGALEGQHYNPEITTGIAAYHYGMSYLQNKLSPEAAGRPFFINLSIAPLFPYAFAHSRRVSCDVFGTLQDTEYLLNSLTHGWWMNHTLYRYNDPDHSVIYKSFNQEPTGWHEGRSRLTASVIAGTVLLLGDDFRKEEAAARAKAWLGNKEIMNVARLGKTFRPVEGDLGEGASDVFVLEAAEEEAFYLAVFNFDAAQAAHKSVSLARAGLNAKATYLIHDLWEGRQGEVSEGVLAVALEPAESKIYKLIAKT from the coding sequence ATGCGAACTGACAGCGAATATGCCGTACAAGTGGAACTTACAGAGGGGGCTCTGGTCCGTATAAATAATGGCCTGCTGGAGCTGGAACTTGATCTGGCCACAGGGGAGGCAGCCTGCACAGGCAGCACTGCTTCCGCAGTGAAGGGGATGCGCAGCGCCTACCGCTGGAACGGCCGGGAAGTGCATACCGGAAGCTACGAGCATCATCAGCTGAAGGAGAAGAGCGAAATTGTCCGGGACGGATTCGGCAGAGGGGTGCATCTGACGGTGCTGCATGAATCGGCAGAGCTTCCGCAGCTGGAGCAGCATTTCTATATTTATGAGCAATCCCCGTTCATCCTGCTTCAGGCTGTGATTCTCAGTGATACAGGGCTGCGGACGAACCGTCTGGCAGTCATTCAATCCGCCGGCATCGCTCTGGAAGGGGAAACCGGGCCGGCGGATGTCCGTGTGCTCCGGGTACCTTTTGACAATGACAAATGGGTCAGATATACGGTGCTCAAGCCGCCGCTGCAGACGGAGAGCTATGAAGTAACGGCATTGTTCCGGCAGGACAGCCGCCGGGGAATTATTCTCGGCTCCCTCAGCCATAAGGTATGGAAGACGGGAATTAAGGTGAAGAGCGGAGCTGATGGGGGAATCGGGGAACTGGAGCTGTACGGCGGTGCCGCAGGCGAGCTGACCCGTGACTTCCAGCCGCACGGATATGTCAAAGGGACCCGCGTGGAATCACCGCTGGTCTGGCTCGGATTCTACGAGGATTACAGAGAAGGGCTGGAAGCCTACGGGCAGGCGAATACCTGGATCGAAGCCCCGCTTCCCTGGAGCGGCGGTGTGCCGTTCGGCTGGAACAGCTGGTCTGCCGCAATGACTAATCTGGACTATGATCTGTACACCTCCACCAGCGATTTCCTGGGCAAGGAAGTGCAGCCGCTCGGATTCCATAATGAGGACACGCTGTATATTAACTTCGACGCTTTCTGGGATCAGCTGACCCCTGCTGAAATGGAGGATGCACTGAACCGGGTGCGGCAAAACGGCCATAAGCCGGGAACATACTGGACACCGTTTGCCTTCTGGGGCAGCCCGGCCCAGTTCAGCAAGGAGGTTGAAGGGACAGGCGGCAAATATACGTACAGCGATATTCTGCTGCGGGACAGCGAAGGTGAGGTGCTGCCGGATGTGGATGGCGGTCTGGCCATCGATCCGACGCATCCGGGCAATCTGCTGAGAATGGACTGGTTCACGGACAAGTTCATCAACGAAGGGTTTGAGTATATTAAGCTGGACTTCCTGGCTCATGGGGCACTGGAGGGGCAGCACTACAATCCGGAGATCACCACCGGAATTGCCGCTTATCATTACGGAATGTCGTACTTGCAGAACAAGCTCTCACCGGAAGCTGCCGGCCGCCCGTTCTTTATTAATCTGTCGATTGCTCCGCTGTTTCCGTATGCTTTTGCACACAGCCGCCGCGTATCCTGCGATGTCTTCGGTACGCTACAGGATACCGAGTATCTGCTCAACTCGCTGACGCATGGCTGGTGGATGAATCATACGCTGTACCGCTATAATGACCCCGATCATTCGGTCATCTACAAGAGCTTCAACCAGGAGCCTACGGGCTGGCATGAGGGAAGAAGCCGGCTGACCGCCTCAGTCATTGCAGGCACGGTTCTGCTGCTGGGCGATGATTTCCGCAAGGAGGAAGCGGCGGCCCGGGCCAAGGCGTGGCTGGGCAATAAGGAAATTATGAATGTAGCCCGGCTTGGTAAGACATTCCGGCCGGTGGAAGGCGATCTGGGGGAAGGGGCTTCCGATGTGTTCGTGCTGGAAGCTGCCGAAGAAGAGGCTTTCTATCTGGCCGTCTTCAACTTCGATGCGGCACAGGCGGCGCATAAATCCGTTTCTCTTGCGCGTGCCGGGCTGAATGCCAAGGCCACCTACCTGATTCATGATCTGTGGGAAGGCCGGCAGGGAGAAGTGTCTGAAGGCGTGCTGGCAGTAGCACTGGAACCGGCCGAGTCGAAGATTTACAAGCTGATTGCAAAGACATGA
- a CDS encoding right-handed parallel beta-helix repeat-containing protein yields the protein MEQTVLRLTDFDAIPDSEHDTQPAMLRAIAAAGRIEGPVLLDCPQGCYRFYPDHALRVPYYITNTASEEENPDVSKTAGLLLKGQQQLTLEGNGSLFLFHGKQTMLILDGCTDIEIRNLHLDYSQPTVAEMTVDRCGAGFCEVSVHPDSQYELSGGRLEWIGTGWRFRDGPMQICDPVQNITWRTDNWLAEARQVEEISPHRLRFSFGFRPEAAPGNILQVRDGIRDQAGVFITESTGVMIQNTGIHFMHGLGIACQFSTDLSFRQLDLSPRRETGRTVAGFADFIHLSGCRGRVQIEECRFSGAHDDAVNIHGTYLRITGQAAEDALKVRFMHPQTYGFMAFRPGDELEFIRADSLAAYARSRVITAEQLNPREQVLMLEGPLPPGIGAEDVIENITWTPEVEIRGNHFSRIPTRGILVTTRRRTVILDNVFERMQMSAVLVAADAGSWYESGAVRDMAITGNRFISCGSREAPVIHIAPEIKEADGSAPVHRNIRIERNFFQTGDFPILSGGSTHGLKFKHNSVAVTPEDGRKTGMKGDFPSPGRTFTLTACTDAEVAENSYHMLELEP from the coding sequence TTGGAGCAGACGGTACTGCGCTTGACCGATTTCGATGCCATTCCGGATTCGGAGCATGATACCCAGCCTGCGATGCTGCGGGCAATTGCAGCCGCAGGCCGGATAGAAGGTCCGGTGCTGCTGGATTGCCCGCAGGGCTGCTACCGCTTCTACCCGGACCATGCACTCCGGGTACCTTATTACATCACCAACACAGCCAGCGAGGAAGAGAACCCGGATGTGAGCAAGACCGCCGGCCTGCTGCTGAAGGGGCAGCAGCAGCTGACACTGGAGGGGAACGGCTCATTGTTCCTGTTCCACGGCAAGCAGACGATGCTGATTCTGGACGGCTGTACGGACATTGAGATCCGTAACCTGCATCTGGATTACAGCCAGCCCACCGTAGCTGAGATGACTGTGGACCGCTGCGGCGCCGGCTTCTGCGAAGTAAGCGTACACCCTGATTCGCAGTACGAGCTGAGCGGCGGCAGGCTGGAGTGGATTGGCACAGGCTGGCGCTTCCGTGATGGTCCGATGCAGATCTGTGATCCTGTGCAGAATATAACCTGGCGCACGGATAACTGGCTGGCAGAGGCGCGGCAGGTTGAAGAGATTAGCCCGCACAGGCTGCGGTTCAGCTTCGGTTTCCGGCCGGAGGCCGCCCCCGGGAATATCCTGCAGGTGCGCGACGGCATCCGTGATCAGGCGGGAGTCTTCATCACGGAGAGCACCGGTGTGATGATTCAGAATACAGGGATACATTTCATGCACGGGCTGGGAATTGCCTGCCAGTTCAGCACAGATCTCAGTTTCCGGCAGCTGGACCTGTCACCGCGCCGAGAAACCGGCCGGACCGTTGCCGGATTCGCTGATTTCATTCATCTGTCCGGCTGCAGGGGACGGGTTCAGATTGAAGAGTGCCGCTTCAGCGGTGCCCATGACGATGCGGTTAATATTCACGGTACCTATCTGCGGATTACCGGGCAGGCGGCTGAGGATGCGCTGAAGGTCCGGTTTATGCATCCGCAGACATACGGATTCATGGCATTCCGGCCGGGTGATGAGCTTGAATTCATCCGTGCGGATTCCCTGGCGGCTTATGCGCGCAGCCGGGTAATCACTGCGGAACAGCTGAATCCGCGTGAGCAGGTGCTGATGCTGGAAGGTCCACTCCCGCCGGGCATTGGCGCAGAGGATGTCATTGAGAATATTACCTGGACTCCGGAGGTGGAGATCCGTGGGAATCATTTTTCGCGGATTCCGACAAGGGGGATTCTGGTGACTACAAGGCGCAGAACAGTGATCCTGGACAATGTATTCGAGCGGATGCAGATGAGTGCGGTTCTGGTTGCAGCTGATGCAGGGTCCTGGTATGAGTCCGGGGCTGTGAGGGATATGGCCATTACCGGGAACCGGTTCATCTCCTGCGGCAGCAGAGAAGCTCCCGTAATTCACATTGCCCCGGAGATTAAGGAAGCGGACGGGAGTGCTCCGGTTCACCGGAATATCCGCATTGAACGGAATTTTTTTCAGACAGGGGATTTCCCTATTCTCAGTGGCGGGAGTACGCATGGACTAAAGTTTAAGCATAACAGTGTGGCGGTAACGCCGGAAGATGGCCGGAAGACGGGGATGAAGGGGGATTTCCCCAGTCCGGGGAGGACATTTACGCTGACCGCCTGTACCGATGCAGAAGTAGCGGAGAATTCATATCATATGCTGGAACTGGAACCGTAA
- a CDS encoding SGNH/GDSL hydrolase family protein: MAGELNSRGHPSLIPRRGLPGMRRRLAGNGPVTAAFLGGSITEGAGASEAEAMSWRALTGAYLQELYAGHPVRCINAGVGGTTSAFGAHRLQEHVLAEGRIDLLFAEFSVNDGEDRAESIRGMEGIVRQCRRLSPETELVFVYTAADKNLTGYKPFNIAVHEEVADYYGIPSIDCAAKVYTMIHTGELDWTRFAPDGYHPLDAGHALYAALVQEYLEQAITRGSVQASGEAAQHITGLPSPLDSGNYEYGGMLDYSAARYSAAFRFQKLKPEEPLMNWRFPAEHACTADPQAEFTFTVTGQCAGLVLLYGPDSGIIEYSLNGGPFAEINLFDDWCLNAYRPIPVLFPVRTEREILQVTVRNTERKDSRSTGNGLRVLKLLWN; the protein is encoded by the coding sequence ATGGCGGGTGAGCTGAACAGCAGGGGCCACCCAAGCCTTATTCCCCGCCGGGGGCTGCCCGGGATGAGGAGGAGGCTTGCGGGAAACGGGCCGGTTACGGCCGCTTTTCTGGGCGGATCGATTACTGAAGGGGCAGGTGCTTCGGAGGCGGAGGCTATGAGCTGGCGTGCGTTGACCGGAGCATATCTGCAGGAATTGTATGCGGGCCATCCCGTACGCTGCATCAATGCCGGAGTCGGCGGAACCACATCAGCTTTCGGTGCCCACCGGCTGCAGGAGCATGTGCTGGCGGAGGGCCGTATTGATCTGCTCTTCGCCGAATTCAGCGTCAATGACGGGGAGGACCGGGCGGAGTCGATCCGCGGCATGGAGGGGATTGTCCGCCAGTGCCGGCGGCTGTCACCGGAGACGGAGCTGGTCTTCGTCTATACAGCGGCTGACAAAAACCTGACCGGTTACAAACCGTTCAATATCGCTGTGCATGAGGAAGTGGCGGATTACTACGGCATCCCTTCGATTGACTGCGCAGCCAAAGTGTATACGATGATCCACACCGGGGAGCTGGACTGGACGCGATTCGCTCCGGACGGATACCATCCGCTGGATGCCGGGCATGCGCTGTATGCCGCGCTGGTGCAGGAGTATCTGGAGCAGGCCATTACGCGGGGCAGTGTTCAGGCCAGCGGGGAAGCGGCGCAGCATATAACAGGGCTGCCGTCTCCGCTGGACAGCGGAAATTATGAATACGGCGGGATGCTGGATTACAGCGCTGCCCGGTATTCCGCAGCCTTCCGGTTCCAGAAGCTGAAGCCGGAGGAGCCGCTGATGAACTGGCGGTTCCCGGCAGAGCATGCCTGTACAGCTGATCCGCAGGCAGAATTCACCTTCACGGTGACCGGCCAATGTGCCGGGCTGGTGCTGCTGTACGGGCCGGATTCCGGTATTATCGAGTATTCACTGAACGGCGGGCCGTTTGCGGAAATCAATCTGTTCGACGACTGGTGCCTGAATGCCTACCGGCCGATTCCAGTATTATTCCCGGTACGGACGGAACGGGAGATTCTGCAGGTTACCGTCCGCAATACAGAACGCAAAGACAGCCGGAGCACGGGCAACGGCCTGCGTGTACTAAAGCTCTTGTGGAATTGA
- a CDS encoding ABC transporter substrate-binding protein encodes MKKSLMNLLMLVTVFTIVISGCSGKNTNSPSGAQATNSNSNTSTNAPAAAAPVEISVFSVQESGIDIPTNKFTAFLQDKFNIKFDWQINPSDGAKEKRQISLASGDYPDAYLLTAYIDEFSQGDVLKYGQQGVLVPLNDLIDKYAPNIKAAMEETPALKTLNTAPDGNIYGLGAYTECFHCSYPNKMWINTEWLKKLNLEMPKTTEEFKQMLEAFKTRDPNGNGKADEVPLSGSTEDFGVRIIPYLMNSFVYDDDRNYLNMTADGKVESAAIKPEWKEGLTYIKSLFDAGLIDPGAFTQNAEAFKKIGENADAEILGAGAGMHPAIFVNIDPGNTRSAHYNPLAPLTGPSGVSFATHDAGGVSPGAKFVITNKASEEAKIALIQMVDYMFTPEGQTNAASGMKGIDWTDPGEGDVALGQDSTPVIKSIPMAEGEAPRNAGWSGMGHFYMPKEYRDTFVQGTDIYASNGYERRLYDASLLYQGHEPKDLFPLWSIWIDPSDIDEASMLQTNLRNYIEQNELQFITGNKDLNKDWDAYVKGLKDLKLDRYLEILQKAYDVSAK; translated from the coding sequence TTGAAGAAAAGCCTCATGAATTTGTTAATGCTGGTTACGGTATTTACGATCGTGATCAGCGGATGCTCGGGTAAAAATACAAACAGCCCTTCGGGTGCCCAGGCCACTAACAGTAATAGTAATACAAGCACGAATGCGCCTGCTGCCGCGGCACCCGTGGAGATCAGTGTCTTCTCCGTCCAGGAATCAGGCATCGATATTCCGACTAATAAGTTCACAGCTTTCCTGCAGGATAAATTCAATATCAAGTTCGACTGGCAGATCAACCCCTCTGACGGGGCAAAAGAGAAACGCCAAATCTCCCTGGCCAGCGGTGACTATCCCGATGCTTATCTGCTTACTGCCTACATTGATGAATTCTCGCAGGGCGATGTGCTGAAATACGGCCAGCAGGGCGTGCTTGTGCCGCTGAATGATCTGATCGACAAGTATGCCCCGAACATTAAGGCGGCGATGGAAGAAACACCTGCGCTCAAGACGCTGAATACAGCACCGGACGGTAATATTTACGGGCTGGGCGCTTACACGGAATGCTTCCACTGCTCCTATCCGAATAAAATGTGGATCAACACCGAATGGCTGAAAAAGCTGAATCTGGAGATGCCGAAGACGACCGAGGAATTTAAGCAGATGCTTGAAGCCTTTAAGACCCGGGACCCGAACGGCAACGGTAAAGCCGATGAAGTGCCGCTGAGCGGCTCCACTGAAGATTTCGGCGTACGGATCATTCCTTATCTGATGAACAGCTTCGTCTATGATGATGACCGCAATTATCTCAATATGACAGCGGACGGCAAGGTCGAATCGGCAGCAATCAAGCCGGAATGGAAAGAGGGCCTGACCTATATCAAATCCCTGTTTGATGCCGGGCTGATCGATCCGGGGGCGTTCACCCAGAATGCGGAGGCATTCAAAAAAATCGGTGAAAATGCCGATGCCGAAATTCTCGGCGCCGGTGCGGGGATGCACCCTGCCATCTTCGTGAATATTGACCCGGGCAATACCCGTTCGGCGCATTACAATCCGCTTGCTCCGCTGACTGGCCCTTCCGGCGTATCGTTTGCTACCCATGATGCGGGCGGGGTATCTCCGGGAGCCAAGTTTGTTATTACCAACAAAGCCAGTGAAGAAGCGAAGATCGCCCTGATCCAGATGGTCGACTATATGTTCACTCCAGAAGGCCAGACCAATGCGGCCAGCGGCATGAAGGGAATTGACTGGACTGATCCGGGTGAAGGTGATGTAGCGCTCGGCCAGGATTCCACACCGGTGATCAAGTCCATTCCGATGGCGGAAGGTGAAGCGCCGCGCAATGCGGGCTGGAGCGGCATGGGCCACTTCTATATGCCGAAGGAATACCGCGATACCTTTGTCCAAGGTACTGATATCTATGCTTCTAACGGTTACGAACGCAGACTGTATGATGCTTCGCTGCTGTATCAGGGCCATGAGCCTAAAGATCTGTTCCCGCTCTGGTCAATCTGGATTGATCCAAGCGACATCGACGAAGCCAGCATGCTGCAGACGAACCTGAGAAATTATATTGAGCAGAATGAGCTGCAGTTCATCACCGGCAACAAGGACCTGAATAAGGACTGGGATGCTTATGTGAAGGGCCTGAAGGACCTGAAACTGGACCGTTATCTGGAGATTCTGCAGAAGGCTTATGATGTGTCGGCAAAATAA